The proteins below come from a single Parageobacillus toebii NBRC 107807 genomic window:
- the ribE gene encoding riboflavin synthase — MFTGIIEEVGTIEQIRQSGEAIVMTIGAKKILEDVHLGDSIAVNGVCLTVTSFTNRSFTVDIMPETVRATSLRTLTKGSKVNLERAMAANGRFGGHFVSGHVDGIGEIVRKWPLANAVYYEIKIPRELRKYMILKGSVAVDGTSLTIFGLTDETFTISLIPHTRAETILGDKQPGDIVNIECDIIGKYVAQFMEEKKEPKSAITLEFLERHGYK, encoded by the coding sequence ATGTTTACAGGAATTATTGAGGAAGTCGGCACTATTGAGCAAATAAGGCAGTCAGGTGAAGCGATTGTAATGACGATTGGGGCAAAAAAAATTTTAGAAGACGTTCATCTTGGAGACAGCATCGCGGTTAACGGAGTTTGTTTGACCGTAACGTCGTTTACGAACCGATCGTTTACCGTCGATATCATGCCGGAAACGGTAAGAGCGACATCGCTGCGCACATTAACCAAAGGTTCGAAAGTGAACTTGGAACGGGCGATGGCAGCCAACGGCCGTTTTGGCGGTCATTTCGTTTCCGGGCATGTCGACGGTATCGGTGAAATTGTCCGCAAGTGGCCGCTGGCTAACGCCGTGTATTATGAAATTAAAATCCCGAGGGAATTGCGAAAATATATGATTTTAAAAGGGTCTGTTGCTGTCGATGGAACAAGTTTAACGATTTTTGGACTTACTGATGAAACGTTTACAATTTCACTCATTCCGCATACGCGCGCAGAAACGATTCTAGGCGACAAGCAGCCAGGAGATATTGTCAATATCGAATGTGATATTATCGGAAAATATGTCGCCCAGTTCATGGAAGAAAAAAAAGAACCGAAATCGGCGATTACGCTCGAATTTTTAGAACGGCACGGTTATAAGTAA
- the ribD gene encoding bifunctional diaminohydroxyphosphoribosylaminopyrimidine deaminase/5-amino-6-(5-phosphoribosylamino)uracil reductase RibD, translating into MRNDEQYMRLAIEIAKAGIGQTSPNPVVGAVVVKDGEIVGFGAHLKAGEPHAEVHAIRMAGEKAKGATVYVTLEPCSHYGKTPPCADLLIETGVQRVVIATTDPNPLVAGKGIEKLKSAGIEVKLGVLKEEADELNRVFFHYIAAKTPFVTLKYASSLDGKIATTTGESKWITSEAAREDVHRYRAVHDAILVGVNTVIADNPSLTVRLPEGGKNPIRIVLDTHLRTPLDANILNDGQAETWIIVGSEASAEKRKLYEKRNVQIIPMSKPHIDIDELLHVLGERRITSLFVEGGSHVHDSFVRAKAVNEIVAYFAPKIIGGKQAPTPIGGIGFAAMADVMELQIRQVETIGPDIKIVAIPK; encoded by the coding sequence ATGCGAAACGATGAACAATATATGCGCCTGGCAATCGAAATCGCCAAAGCAGGGATCGGGCAGACGTCTCCTAATCCGGTTGTCGGCGCTGTCGTTGTGAAAGATGGAGAAATTGTCGGATTTGGCGCCCATTTAAAAGCGGGGGAGCCGCACGCGGAGGTACATGCCATCCGTATGGCAGGAGAAAAAGCGAAAGGGGCCACCGTTTATGTGACGCTGGAGCCATGCAGTCATTATGGGAAAACGCCCCCTTGCGCCGATTTATTAATTGAGACAGGTGTTCAACGCGTTGTCATTGCGACGACAGACCCGAACCCGCTTGTAGCCGGTAAAGGCATCGAAAAGCTAAAGAGCGCGGGAATTGAGGTAAAGCTTGGGGTGCTGAAAGAGGAGGCGGATGAGTTAAATCGCGTGTTTTTCCACTACATTGCGGCGAAAACGCCGTTTGTGACGCTAAAATACGCAAGCAGCCTTGATGGGAAAATTGCAACGACAACCGGAGAAAGCAAATGGATCACATCCGAAGCGGCCCGGGAAGATGTGCATCGCTATCGGGCGGTGCATGATGCGATTCTTGTTGGGGTAAACACCGTTATTGCGGATAATCCAAGTTTAACCGTAAGGCTTCCCGAAGGTGGAAAAAATCCGATACGCATCGTTTTAGATACGCATTTGCGTACACCGCTTGATGCAAATATCCTCAATGATGGCCAAGCGGAAACGTGGATCATTGTCGGCAGTGAAGCAAGTGCAGAAAAAAGGAAGTTGTATGAGAAAAGGAATGTACAGATTATTCCAATGAGCAAGCCGCATATTGATATAGATGAATTGTTGCATGTGCTTGGTGAAAGACGAATTACTTCCCTTTTTGTTGAAGGCGGATCACACGTGCATGATAGTTTCGTGCGCGCCAAGGCAGTGAACGAAATCGTCGCCTACTTTGCTCCGAAAATCATTGGCGGAAAACAAGCGCCGACGCCAATCGGGGGAATTGGTTTTGCCGCCATGGCAGACGTGATGGAGCTGCAAATTCGGCAAGTGGAAACGATCGGACCAGATATAAAAATCGTTGCAATACCAAAATAA
- a CDS encoding peptidylprolyl isomerase has protein sequence MAKKGYILMENGKKIEFELFPNEAPITVANFEKLANEGFYNGLTFHRVIPGFVSQGGCPYGNGTGDAGYTIPCETDHNPHKHVTGAISMAHRGRDTGSCQFFIVHEPQPHLDGVHTVFGQVTSGMDVVKSMKNGDVMKEVKVFDEE, from the coding sequence ATGGCGAAAAAAGGATATATCTTAATGGAAAATGGGAAAAAAATCGAGTTTGAACTATTTCCAAATGAAGCGCCGATTACGGTAGCAAATTTCGAAAAATTAGCAAATGAAGGATTTTATAACGGTTTGACGTTCCACCGCGTCATTCCTGGTTTTGTCAGCCAAGGAGGGTGCCCGTATGGCAACGGAACGGGGGATGCCGGCTATACGATTCCGTGCGAAACCGATCACAACCCGCATAAACATGTGACTGGGGCGATTTCGATGGCGCACCGCGGCCGCGATACAGGAAGCTGCCAATTTTTCATCGTCCATGAACCACAGCCGCACTTAGATGGGGTACATACCGTATTTGGACAAGTAACATCGGGAATGGACGTTGTAAAATCGATGAAAAACGGCGATGTCATGAAAGAAGTAAAAGTGTTTGATGAGGAATAA
- a CDS encoding DUF1002 domain-containing protein: MLIGSLLASLLFTFPAMAAADAAEGDVIITLGENLTEQQKQQILNEMNAPDNAQIITVSNAEEHKYLDGLIPKAQIGTRAISSSMITIGAKGSGLDVETHNITWVTEEMYTNALITAGVKDAKIYVTAPFAVSGTAALTGLMKAYEVSSDQVIPEDVKKVATEEMVKTAKLGESIGTDKAVALLAKIKEEIANNPPQTDADLRALIEKIAKDLGITLTEDEINSLISLFNKMKNANIDWNQVNDQLSKAKDKLSTFLQSEEGKTFIQNIIDILKEIWNAIKSAFTSSEPQNNQ, from the coding sequence ATGTTGATAGGATCTCTGCTTGCATCGTTGCTATTTACATTTCCTGCCATGGCAGCAGCAGATGCGGCAGAAGGCGATGTGATTATTACATTAGGCGAAAATTTAACCGAACAGCAAAAGCAACAAATTTTAAATGAAATGAATGCTCCGGACAATGCACAAATCATTACGGTTTCTAACGCGGAAGAACATAAATATCTCGACGGTCTTATTCCAAAAGCGCAAATCGGAACGAGAGCAATCTCCTCATCGATGATTACGATCGGTGCGAAAGGCTCTGGGTTGGACGTAGAAACTCATAATATCACATGGGTAACAGAAGAAATGTACACAAACGCCCTGATTACAGCGGGAGTGAAAGATGCGAAAATTTATGTCACTGCTCCGTTTGCAGTGTCCGGTACGGCTGCGTTAACCGGATTAATGAAGGCATACGAAGTCTCTTCCGATCAAGTCATTCCTGAGGATGTAAAAAAAGTGGCTACGGAGGAAATGGTCAAAACCGCAAAACTTGGGGAATCTATCGGAACGGATAAAGCGGTTGCCCTTCTTGCGAAAATTAAAGAAGAAATCGCAAATAATCCGCCGCAAACGGATGCCGATTTGCGCGCGCTTATTGAAAAAATCGCAAAAGACCTCGGAATTACGTTAACGGAAGATGAAATAAACAGTTTAATTTCGTTATTCAATAAAATGAAAAACGCTAATATCGATTGGAATCAAGTCAATGATCAATTAAGCAAAGCGAAAGATAAATTATCCACGTTCCTTCAATCAGAAGAAGGAAAAACATTTATTCAAAACATTATCGACATTTTAAAAGAAATTTGGAACGCCATTAAATCAGCGTTTACTTCTTCCGAGCCGCAAAACAATCAATAA
- the lysA gene encoding diaminopimelate decarboxylase, producing the protein MFFHGTSRVNDKGHLEIGGVDTVDLAKEYGTPLYIYDVALIRERARGFKEAFQKHGVKAQVAYASKAFSSIAMVQLAEEEGLSLDVVSGGELYTALQAGFPPERIHFHGNNKSRDELMMALDHGVGCIVVDNFYELELLEQLSKQYGKKTAILLRVTPGVEAHTHDYILTGQEDSKFGFDLNNGQADEALQKALSSPHFSVMGIHCHIGSQIFETTGFVLAAQKIFQKIGQWKETYGFIPTVVNLGGGFGIRYTSDDDPIPVSEYVDQIVEEVKKQASEKNIPMPEIWIEPGRSLVGDAGTTIYSIGSRKEVPNVRHYVAVDGGMSDNIRPALYDAKYEAVLANRVLDEKNEIVAIAGKCCESGDMLIWDLPLPKASPGDYLAVFCTGAYGYSMANNYNRIPRPAVVFVENGEAQLVVKRETYEDLVRLDVPLKTKVNK; encoded by the coding sequence ATGTTTTTTCATGGGACAAGCCGTGTCAATGACAAGGGGCATTTAGAAATTGGCGGTGTCGATACCGTTGATTTAGCGAAAGAATATGGAACACCATTGTATATTTATGATGTGGCACTCATTCGTGAGCGTGCGCGGGGGTTTAAAGAAGCGTTTCAAAAACATGGCGTCAAAGCACAAGTTGCCTATGCAAGCAAGGCATTTTCTTCCATTGCGATGGTTCAGTTAGCAGAAGAAGAAGGATTATCGTTGGATGTAGTGTCAGGAGGAGAGCTGTATACAGCATTGCAAGCGGGATTTCCGCCAGAACGCATCCATTTTCATGGAAATAATAAAAGTCGCGACGAATTAATGATGGCCCTTGATCATGGAGTCGGATGCATTGTTGTCGATAACTTTTATGAACTGGAATTGTTGGAACAACTAAGCAAGCAGTACGGAAAAAAAACGGCGATTTTACTAAGAGTCACCCCTGGTGTGGAGGCGCATACGCACGATTATATTTTAACCGGTCAGGAAGATTCAAAATTTGGGTTTGATTTGAACAATGGCCAAGCAGATGAAGCGCTGCAAAAAGCGCTATCTTCCCCGCATTTTTCCGTAATGGGAATTCACTGCCATATCGGTTCGCAAATTTTCGAAACGACAGGATTTGTGTTGGCGGCACAAAAAATTTTCCAAAAAATTGGTCAGTGGAAGGAAACGTACGGATTTATTCCAACGGTTGTCAATCTTGGCGGTGGATTTGGCATTCGCTATACGAGTGATGACGACCCGATTCCTGTCTCGGAATACGTCGACCAAATTGTAGAGGAAGTAAAGAAACAAGCAAGCGAAAAAAATATTCCAATGCCAGAAATCTGGATTGAGCCGGGACGCTCCCTTGTCGGCGATGCGGGAACGACGATTTATTCGATCGGTTCGCGCAAAGAAGTGCCGAATGTCCGTCATTACGTTGCGGTAGACGGAGGGATGAGCGACAATATCCGCCCGGCGCTATATGATGCGAAGTATGAAGCGGTGTTAGCGAATCGAGTGTTGGACGAAAAAAATGAAATTGTCGCCATCGCCGGGAAGTGTTGTGAATCAGGAGATATGCTTATTTGGGATTTGCCGCTGCCAAAAGCATCCCCTGGCGATTATTTAGCCGTTTTTTGCACTGGGGCGTATGGCTATTCGATGGCGAACAACTATAACCGCATTCCACGTCCAGCTGTCGTGTTTGTGGAAAATGGAGAAGCACAACTCGTTGTTAAACGGGAAACGTATGAAGATTTAGTGCGGCTTGATGTACCGCTTAAAACAAAAGTGAATAAGTAA
- a CDS encoding spore germination protein, which produces MTANTNKVPISEKLVDNEKFFKEKIGVGTSFDLGVRKIHVLNREVHIYYCTGLCDTQFLIELLKQIVRINDNERQTAQAKQIIENRLVHQQVSTVNNLDEAVDRLLSGLIIILIEGESTGFIVDVRSYPGRQPEEPDTEKVVRGARDGYVENIIINTALTRRRIRDERLRFEILQVGERSKTDICIAYIKDVADPGLVELVKKELQQINIDGLTMGDKTIEEFLVKQGYNPYPLVRYTERPDVAATHLLEGHVLIMVDTSPSVIITPTTFFHHVQHAEEYRQSPAVGTFVRWVRFLGILTSLFLLPLWVLFVLEPSLLPDKWAFIGPNKQTNIPVIIQVLIADFGIEFLRMAAIHTPTPLSTAMGLIAAVLIGEIAINVGLFVPEVILYISVSAIGSFATPSYELSIANKISRLFLVIAVALFKVPGLVIGTTVYLLLLIRIRSLNTPYLWPFIPFDPAAFMQIIVRRSVAGAKVRPSIVHPQNRRRQPS; this is translated from the coding sequence GTGACAGCCAACACCAATAAAGTTCCCATTTCGGAAAAGCTCGTTGACAATGAAAAATTTTTTAAGGAGAAAATTGGAGTTGGAACTAGTTTTGATTTAGGGGTAAGGAAAATTCATGTATTAAATAGGGAAGTACATATTTATTATTGCACCGGCTTATGTGATACGCAATTTTTAATTGAGCTATTAAAACAAATTGTCCGTATTAATGACAACGAACGGCAGACGGCACAGGCAAAGCAAATTATCGAAAACCGCCTCGTTCATCAACAAGTAAGCACTGTCAATAATTTAGATGAGGCTGTTGATCGGTTGTTATCAGGGTTAATCATCATTTTAATTGAAGGAGAATCGACGGGGTTTATCGTCGATGTACGAAGCTATCCGGGGCGGCAGCCGGAAGAGCCAGATACGGAAAAAGTGGTGCGCGGGGCGCGTGATGGTTATGTAGAAAATATTATCATCAATACGGCGCTAACGCGGCGCCGCATTCGTGATGAGCGGCTTCGTTTTGAGATTTTACAAGTAGGGGAACGTTCAAAAACAGATATTTGTATTGCTTACATTAAAGATGTCGCCGATCCAGGGCTTGTTGAACTTGTAAAAAAAGAACTTCAACAAATTAATATCGATGGACTGACAATGGGAGATAAAACAATAGAAGAATTTTTAGTGAAGCAAGGATATAATCCGTATCCGCTCGTCCGTTATACCGAGCGTCCAGACGTTGCTGCCACTCATTTGCTTGAAGGACATGTATTAATTATGGTAGATACGTCACCAAGCGTGATTATAACTCCTACTACGTTTTTTCATCATGTGCAACATGCCGAAGAATATCGGCAATCTCCAGCGGTCGGGACATTTGTACGCTGGGTGCGCTTTTTAGGCATTTTGACATCACTATTTTTATTGCCGCTTTGGGTGCTGTTCGTACTGGAACCATCTTTGTTGCCGGATAAATGGGCATTTATCGGGCCAAACAAACAGACGAATATCCCAGTTATCATACAAGTTTTAATAGCCGACTTTGGAATTGAGTTTCTCCGCATGGCAGCGATTCATACCCCAACGCCGCTTTCTACCGCAATGGGCTTAATCGCCGCGGTGTTAATCGGAGAAATTGCGATCAATGTCGGATTGTTTGTCCCGGAGGTAATTTTATATATTTCTGTTTCCGCCATCGGTTCGTTTGCGACTCCAAGCTATGAGTTGAGCATTGCGAATAAAATATCACGATTGTTTCTTGTCATTGCGGTGGCATTGTTTAAAGTGCCAGGGCTTGTGATCGGCACAACGGTTTATTTGCTTCTGCTGATTCGAATTCGTTCATTAAACACGCCGTACTTATGGCCGTTTATTCCGTTTGATCCGGCCGCATTTATGCAAATTATCGTCCGTCGTTCTGTAGCGGGAGCAAAAGTAAGACCGAGCATCGTCCATCCGCAAAACCGCCGCAGGCAACCATCATAA
- a CDS encoding stage V sporulation protein AE, with amino-acid sequence MKKRRVILVTDGDEFACRTIQYIAEQIGGRCISRSHGNPTKLTGEELVELILQTPYDPVFVMFDDCGAIGEGVGEQALKYVATHEQIEVLGAIAVASNTHKHEWTKVHISIDRDGNMTEYGVDKEGIRELEISRINGDTVYCLDQLNIPVIVGIGDIGKMGYRDHIKYGSPITRQAVELILERSEYRDSQHQ; translated from the coding sequence ATGAAAAAAAGGCGAGTCATATTAGTAACAGACGGCGATGAGTTTGCATGCCGGACAATTCAATATATTGCTGAACAAATCGGGGGACGATGCATTTCTCGCTCCCATGGCAATCCGACAAAACTAACCGGTGAAGAACTCGTTGAACTTATTTTACAAACACCGTATGATCCCGTATTCGTCATGTTTGATGATTGCGGAGCCATTGGCGAGGGAGTGGGCGAGCAAGCGCTGAAATATGTGGCAACGCATGAACAAATTGAAGTATTAGGAGCGATTGCCGTTGCTTCCAATACTCATAAACATGAATGGACCAAAGTGCATATAAGCATCGATCGTGACGGAAACATGACGGAATATGGAGTGGATAAAGAGGGAATTCGCGAGCTAGAAATAAGCCGTATTAATGGAGATACCGTATATTGTTTAGACCAATTAAATATTCCTGTTATTGTTGGAATCGGTGATATTGGAAAAATGGGATATCGCGATCATATTAAGTACGGCTCACCAATTACACGACAAGCAGTGGAGTTAATCCTTGAAAGGAGTGAGTATCGTGACAGCCAACACCAATAA
- a CDS encoding SpoVA/SpoVAEb family sporulation membrane protein, translated as MDYVMAFIVGGAICAIAQSLMDIGKISQMKMMSLLVAVGAILGISGIYDRLIAIAGAGASLPITGFGYFLIKGVLVQKESNGWLAIGAGMFQFAGAILSFTIVLSFFTALICRPKG; from the coding sequence ATGGATTATGTAATGGCATTCATTGTTGGAGGAGCGATTTGTGCCATTGCCCAATCTTTAATGGATATTGGAAAGATTTCGCAAATGAAAATGATGAGCTTGCTTGTTGCGGTTGGCGCCATTTTGGGAATCAGCGGAATTTACGATCGACTTATTGCGATTGCCGGGGCAGGCGCTTCTCTTCCTATTACCGGTTTCGGTTATTTTCTCATTAAAGGGGTATTGGTACAAAAAGAGTCAAACGGATGGCTGGCCATTGGTGCAGGGATGTTTCAATTTGCCGGCGCCATTTTGTCATTTACCATTGTACTTTCATTTTTTACCGCTCTTATATGTAGGCCGAAAGGGTAA
- the spoVAD gene encoding stage V sporulation protein AD, translating to MKLVGKQTWVFEHDIYIQETGTAVGPLEAEGPLRASFDITHDDLYCGAKTWELAERRLMQEAIVVCLQKGNISFNDIDIFLAGDLLNQNVTANYVAQTIPTPFLGMFGACSTSMQTVAVGAALIDGGFAETVLAATSSHNATAERQFRYPTELGVQKPETATFTVTGAGALVMGRKRGRWRITAATIGKVIDEGMTNPLDMGSAMAPAAASTIEQHFIDLGVSPEDYDLIVTGDLSRVGSVIVRQLLAESGYDVTSNYNDCGLMIYWPDQKVFAGGSGCACCAVVTYGHLLKEMERGAFQKIFVVATGALFSPTMMQQKQSIPAIAHGVVIEAAKGES from the coding sequence ATGAAGCTCGTTGGAAAGCAAACGTGGGTGTTCGAACATGATATTTACATTCAGGAAACTGGAACGGCAGTAGGACCGTTGGAAGCGGAAGGTCCGCTTCGGGCCAGCTTTGATATTACGCACGATGACTTATATTGTGGGGCAAAGACGTGGGAGTTGGCAGAGCGGCGTTTAATGCAAGAGGCGATTGTCGTTTGCTTGCAAAAAGGAAATATTTCATTCAACGATATCGACATTTTCCTTGCCGGAGATTTGCTGAATCAAAACGTCACTGCCAACTATGTCGCCCAAACGATTCCCACTCCGTTTTTAGGTATGTTTGGAGCTTGTTCTACTTCCATGCAGACAGTAGCTGTCGGCGCCGCGTTAATTGACGGCGGGTTTGCTGAAACAGTATTAGCGGCAACAAGTAGTCATAATGCCACGGCAGAACGGCAATTTCGTTATCCGACCGAATTGGGAGTACAAAAACCGGAAACAGCAACGTTTACTGTGACAGGTGCGGGAGCATTGGTCATGGGACGGAAAAGGGGAAGATGGCGCATTACTGCTGCTACAATCGGAAAAGTGATTGATGAGGGAATGACGAATCCTTTAGATATGGGATCGGCGATGGCACCGGCCGCCGCAAGCACGATTGAACAACATTTTATTGATTTAGGCGTTTCTCCCGAAGATTATGACTTAATTGTAACAGGGGATTTATCAAGAGTAGGAAGCGTTATTGTTAGACAGCTGCTTGCTGAATCAGGCTATGATGTAACGAGCAATTATAACGACTGTGGTTTAATGATTTACTGGCCGGATCAAAAAGTATTTGCCGGAGGCAGCGGATGTGCTTGCTGCGCGGTAGTAACATACGGGCATTTATTGAAAGAAATGGAACGCGGCGCGTTTCAAAAAATTTTCGTTGTCGCAACAGGAGCGCTATTTAGCCCAACGATGATGCAGCAAAAACAGTCGATTCCAGCTATTGCGCATGGTGTTGTGATTGAAGCGGCAAAGGGGGAATCATGA
- a CDS encoding SpoVA/SpoVAEb family sporulation membrane protein yields MKAFQPKPPYVFNSLKAFVVGGALCAMTELFANWYSRFLSMPLLSAQQLAVMTMMFLAIVLTGAGKYDDFSQFAGAGATIPMTGFANALASAALEHRSEGWTAGIASQMFKSGGAAIVYGIVVAYLLGILYYIMF; encoded by the coding sequence GTGAAAGCATTCCAGCCTAAACCCCCATATGTGTTTAACAGCTTAAAAGCGTTTGTTGTCGGCGGCGCGCTTTGTGCGATGACCGAGCTGTTCGCAAATTGGTACAGCCGTTTTCTGTCTATGCCGTTGCTTTCTGCTCAGCAGCTGGCGGTGATGACAATGATGTTTTTGGCGATTGTCCTCACGGGGGCGGGAAAGTATGACGATTTTAGTCAATTTGCGGGTGCAGGCGCTACTATACCGATGACTGGCTTCGCGAATGCGTTAGCAAGTGCCGCGCTCGAGCATCGAAGTGAAGGATGGACGGCGGGAATTGCCAGCCAAATGTTTAAATCAGGCGGTGCGGCGATTGTTTATGGCATTGTCGTTGCTTATCTACTTGGAATTTTATATTACATCATGTTTTAA
- a CDS encoding stage V sporulation protein AB, producing MTIEILTVIFVGFAGGLAVGTGFVAFLVVLGVIPRLTQLTKTMKRIRAYEWSAVTGAVAGGWMSMRHSVLYISKYWLIPIGLLHGVFIGMLAAALTEVLNVWPILAKRIGVDDKIVILLMAIVFGKIAGSLFQWIYFVDYL from the coding sequence ATGACGATTGAGATTTTAACCGTTATATTTGTCGGCTTCGCGGGAGGGCTCGCTGTTGGAACAGGATTTGTAGCGTTTTTAGTCGTTCTTGGCGTTATTCCCCGCTTAACGCAATTAACAAAAACGATGAAGCGGATTCGTGCTTATGAATGGAGCGCAGTAACTGGCGCGGTGGCAGGGGGATGGATGAGCATGCGCCACTCTGTTTTATATATATCAAAATATTGGCTGATTCCAATTGGCTTACTGCATGGGGTATTTATCGGAATGCTCGCCGCCGCGCTGACGGAAGTGCTTAACGTATGGCCGATTTTAGCGAAACGCATTGGTGTTGATGATAAAATTGTCATTTTATTGATGGCGATCGTATTTGGAAAAATAGCTGGTTCGTTATTTCAATGGATCTATTTTGTTGATTATTTGTGA
- a CDS encoding stage V sporulation protein AA: MEKTVFIKLRHRVQVKPGDVVTIGDVAQIIANDRDVAEQLKIIPLYKIQPSDKNIVIIDVMKVMQAMMERVGSLDVQTVGPSQTIIEVVYQKRRFSTPYFLLIWLLLFVGSAMAIMNFHEDVSMQEVHQRLYEMMTGKKIDKPLLLQIPYSLGLGIGMILFFNHVFRKRINEEPSPLEVEMFNYQQSLDQYVILHENKESMRKIDDD, from the coding sequence ATGGAAAAAACCGTCTTTATTAAACTCCGGCATCGTGTTCAAGTGAAGCCGGGAGATGTTGTTACGATTGGCGATGTTGCGCAAATCATCGCAAATGATCGCGATGTAGCGGAGCAATTAAAAATAATTCCGCTATATAAAATTCAACCGAGTGATAAAAATATCGTCATTATTGATGTGATGAAAGTAATGCAAGCAATGATGGAAAGGGTTGGTTCATTAGATGTGCAAACAGTTGGACCATCGCAAACCATTATTGAAGTCGTTTATCAAAAGCGGCGTTTTTCCACTCCTTATTTTCTGCTTATATGGCTGTTGCTTTTCGTCGGATCCGCAATGGCCATTATGAATTTTCATGAAGATGTCAGCATGCAAGAAGTGCATCAACGTCTTTATGAGATGATGACCGGAAAAAAAATCGATAAGCCTTTGTTGCTGCAAATTCCTTATTCACTCGGATTAGGGATCGGAATGATTTTGTTTTTTAATCATGTGTTCCGCAAGCGAATTAATGAGGAGCCCAGCCCTCTTGAAGTCGAGATGTTTAATTATCAACAATCGTTAGATCAATACGTCATTTTACATGAAAACAAAGAGAGTATGAGAAAAATTGATGACGATTGA
- the sigF gene encoding RNA polymerase sporulation sigma factor SigF, with translation MDVDVKQDQTPIKDQEMKELIRRSQEGDQEARDEIIEKNMRLVWSVVQRFLNRGYEPDDLFQIGCIGLLKSVDKFDLSYDVKFSTYAVPMIIGEIQRFIRDDGTVKVSRSLKEMGNKIRKAKDELSKKQGRAPTVTEIADYLEISPEDVVLAQEAIRSPASIHETVYENDGDPITLLDQIADSDEVSWFDKIALKKAIEELDERERLIVYLRYYKDQTQSEVASRLGISQVQVSRLEKKILQQIKERMDG, from the coding sequence ATGGATGTCGATGTCAAGCAAGATCAGACGCCAATAAAAGATCAAGAAATGAAGGAGCTTATTCGCCGCAGCCAAGAAGGCGACCAAGAGGCGCGCGATGAAATTATTGAAAAAAACATGCGCCTCGTTTGGTCGGTCGTCCAGCGCTTTTTAAACCGCGGCTACGAGCCGGACGATTTATTTCAAATTGGCTGTATCGGCTTGTTAAAGTCCGTCGATAAGTTTGATTTATCGTATGATGTTAAATTTTCCACATATGCCGTACCGATGATTATCGGCGAAATCCAGCGGTTTATTCGCGATGATGGAACGGTAAAAGTGAGCCGTTCTTTAAAAGAAATGGGCAATAAAATCCGGAAAGCGAAAGATGAGCTCTCGAAAAAACAGGGACGAGCACCAACAGTTACGGAAATTGCTGATTATTTGGAGATTTCTCCGGAGGATGTAGTGCTTGCCCAAGAGGCGATCCGTTCACCTGCTTCCATTCACGAAACAGTGTACGAAAACGATGGCGATCCGATCACACTTCTTGATCAAATCGCTGATTCGGATGAAGTATCATGGTTTGATAAAATCGCGTTAAAAAAAGCGATCGAAGAACTAGACGAACGAGAACGGCTCATTGTATATTTACGCTATTATAAAGATCAAACACAATCAGAAGTGGCATCTAGATTAGGCATCTCTCAAGTGCAAGTGTCCCGGCTTGAAAAAAAGATTTTACAGCAAATAAAGGAGAGAATGGATGGGTAG